The following coding sequences lie in one Glycine soja cultivar W05 chromosome 16, ASM419377v2, whole genome shotgun sequence genomic window:
- the LOC114389680 gene encoding STS14 protein-like, with the protein MKMVHGALFLLAAVATLHVSSEAAAAPPPATALSAAAREFLEAHNQARAAVGVEPLRWSEQVANVTSKLARYQRVKTGCQFANLTAGKYGANQLLARGSAAVTPRMAVEEWVKQKQFYNHADNSCAPNHRCGVYTQVVWRKSVELGCAQATCVKEQASLTICFYNPPGNYVGESPY; encoded by the coding sequence ATGAAAATGGTTCATGGTGCATTGTTTTTGCTGGCAGCAGTTGCCACGTTGCACGTGTCATCGGAGGCAGCTGCAGCTCCGCCCCCGGCGACGGCGCTCTCCGCGGCGGCGAGGGAGTTCTTGGAGGCGCACAACCAGGCCAGGGCGGCGGTGGGGGTGGAGCCGCTGCGGTGGAGCGAGCAGGTGGCGAACGTGACGAGCAAGCTGGCGCGGTACCAGCGGGTCAAGACGGGGTGCCAGTTCGCGAACCTGACCGCGGGCAAGTACGGCGCGAACCAGCTCTTGGCGCGTGGCAGCGCGGCGGTGACGCCGCGCATGGCGGTGGAGGAGTGGGTGAAGCAGAAGCAATTCTACAACCACGCCGACAACTCCTGCGCCCCCAACCACCGCTGCGGCGTCTACACGCAGGTCGTGTGGAGGAAGTCGGTGGAGCTCGGCTGCGCTCAGGCCACGTGTGTGAAGGAGCAGGCTAGCTTGACCATTTGTTTCTATAACCCTCCTGGGAACTACGTTGGAGAAAGCCCATACTAA